From Apium graveolens cultivar Ventura chromosome 9, ASM990537v1, whole genome shotgun sequence, the proteins below share one genomic window:
- the LOC141685577 gene encoding uncharacterized protein LOC141685577 — MKKNTEDAKALLDDMASNDNYPYSDRNHPKRGGKYDVDSLTMLNTTMQAMVKKNEQLDSRTSSTVAPCEICSVVGHNQNICQFNPSGLAMEQSNVLYNQNQRQQYNPYSNTYNPGWRDHFNFSYRNTQAQAQLPPTQPQKSNLENLLEGFISTQKKKNDNFDATEKAIKEEAVEEEKKEPVFASIKPYVSHVPFSRRLAEAKLKKKYGEFLEILQKLHINISFMDALSEMPSYVKFMKDILSRKRKIEESSTISVTVECSAILQVCKISSWVLEDVPLKVGKFYIPCDFVVMEMEEDANIYIILGRPFLATAGAIIDMKNGRILFQVGEEKMEFKLQNTMGHPSMYEIINRVDALEEVIYIKANIFLCEDPLQAILEGDMDEENKECMGYEKLLDVAPLAMLDHSIVLRNEEVKESITPPRVELKPLPASLKYVFIVPNNSYYVIVNVELDDIQIELFLTNSNPSKRPRKDDFYMFICFYWPTFFKDVHQYVQSCDRCQRTRNISRRNEMPLNSILEEESFDVWGVDCMGPFAPSFQNKYILVVVDYVSKWVEAIATPTNDAHGVSKFFKKTFFSRIGVPRILISDGGKHFLENRFESMLKKYGVHYKLGLSYHPQTSG; from the exons ATGAAAAAGAACACTGAGGATGCGAAAGCTTTGTTAGACGATATGGCGTCTAATGATAACTATCCATATAGTGATAGAAATCATCCTAAAAGGGGAGGTAAGTATGATGTTGATTCTCTTACCATGTTGAATACTACTATGCAGGCAATGGTTAAGAAGAATGAGCAATTAGATTCTAGAACTTCATCTACAGTTGCCCCATGCGAGATTTGTAGTGTAGTTGGACACAATCAAAATATTTGTCAGTTCAATCCCTCTGGATTAGCAATGGAACAATCAAATGTCCTTTATAACCAAAATCAAAGGCAACAATATAATCCTTACTCGAACACGTATAATCCAGGTTGGAGAGATCATTTTAATTTCTCCTATAGAAATACTCAGGCTCAAGCTCAACTTCCACCAACTCAGCCACAAAAAtctaacttggaaaatcttttgGAAGGATTTATCTCTACACAGAAAAAGAAGAATGATAATTTTGATGCAA CTGAAAAAGCGATCAAAGAAGAGGCAGTGGAAGAAGAGAAGAAGGAACCTGTTTTTGCTTCTATTAAACCGTATGTGTCTCATGTTCCTTTTTCACGAAGGTTGGCAGAAGCTAAACTTAAGAAGAAGTATGGTGAATTTCTTGAAATTTTGCAGAAGCTACACATTAATATTTCATTCATGGATGCTTTATCAGAGATGCCTTCATACGTAAAATTTATGAAAGATATATTGTCAAGGAAGAGAAAGATTGAAGAAAGTTCTACTATCTCGGTAACGGTAGAGTGTAGTGCCATCTT ACAAGTCTGTAAAATATCCTCTTGGGTACTTGAAGATGTTCCTCTCAAGGTTGGTAAATTTTATATACCATGTGATTTTGTTGTCATGGAGATGGAAGAAGATGCAAATATTTATATCATTCTTGGGAGACCTTTCTTAGCTACTGCTGGAGCTATAATTGACATGAAAAATGGAAGAATTTTGTTTCAAGTTGGAGAAGAGAAGATGGAATTCAAGCTCCAAAACACAATGGGACACCCTTCTATGTATGAGATAATCAACAGGGTGGATGCTCTAGAAGAAGTGATTTATATCAAAGCCAACATTTTTTTATGTGAAGATCCACTACAAGCTATTTTGGAGGGTGACATGGATGAAGAAAATAAGGAGTGTATGGGCTACGAGAAACTTTTGGATGTAGCACCTCTAGCTATGCTTGATCATTCTATTGTGCTACGTAACGAGGAAGTTAAGGAGAGTATAACGCCTCCCCGGGTAGAACTAAAACCACTTCCTGCATCTTTGAAATATGTTTTTATAGTCCCTAATAATTCATATTATGTTATTGTCAATGTTGAGCTTGATGACATTCAAATTGAGTT GTTTCTTACAAATTCCAATCCATCCAAACGACCAAGAAAAGATGACTTTTACATGTTCATATG TTTTTATTGGCCAACTTTCTTTAAAGATGTTCACCAATACGTTCAATCTTGTGATCGTTGTCAAAGAACTAGAAACATCTCAAGAAGAAACGAGATGCCTCTTAATAGCATACTTGAAGAAGAGAGTTTTGATGTTTGGGGAGTTGATTGTATGGGACCATTCGCTCCATCTTTTCAGAACAAATATATTTTGGTCGTTGTTGACTATGTTTCGAAGTGGGTTGAAGCCATTGCAACTCCCACTAACGATGCTCATGGTGTAAGCAAGTTCTTTAAGAAGACATTTTTTTCCAGAATTGGAGTGCCGAGAATATTGATTAGTGATGGAGGAAAGCACTTCTTGGAGAATCGGTTTGAATCTATGTTGAAGAAATATGGAGTTCATTATAAGTTGGGGCTTTCTTATCATCCCCAAACAAGTggttga